A region of Deinococcus metalli DNA encodes the following proteins:
- a CDS encoding VWA domain-containing protein produces MSATEAERLRRWRLVLGGGDADGLCGGPGEGGQIGLTIEDRRMDDALSGLYDAQSGSRRGGLGASAPKVARWLADLREFFPQGVVRVMQQDAIERLNLQQLLFEPEMLEGMEPDVNLVGTLLSLKSVMPDKAKDAARAVVRRVVDDLTRRLEEPTRAAVTGSLNRAQRNFRPRPAEIDWNRTIRANLKTYQPDRNTIIPERLIGMGRRRRSLRDIVLCLDQSGSMASSVVYAGIFGAVLASLPAVSTRVVVFDTEVVDLSEHLDDPVDVLYGIQLGGGTDINRALAYCQGVIPRPEQTIFVLISDLYEGGNEREMLARARTLKDSGVNVIALLALSDDGAPSYDHGVARAFAGMGIPAFACTPDHFPGLMAAAIRGDDVSTWAGEQGLVLRGGAAG; encoded by the coding sequence GTGAGCGCCACCGAAGCCGAACGCCTGCGCCGCTGGCGCCTGGTGCTCGGCGGTGGCGACGCCGACGGCCTGTGCGGCGGCCCCGGCGAAGGCGGCCAGATCGGCCTGACCATCGAGGATCGCCGCATGGACGACGCCCTGAGCGGCCTGTACGACGCCCAGAGCGGCAGCCGCCGGGGCGGCCTGGGCGCCAGCGCTCCCAAGGTCGCCCGCTGGCTCGCGGACCTGCGCGAGTTCTTCCCGCAGGGCGTGGTGCGCGTCATGCAGCAGGACGCCATCGAACGCCTGAACCTCCAGCAGCTGCTGTTTGAACCCGAGATGCTGGAGGGAATGGAGCCGGACGTGAACCTGGTGGGCACGCTGCTGTCCCTCAAGAGCGTGATGCCCGACAAGGCCAAGGACGCCGCCCGCGCGGTCGTGCGCCGCGTGGTGGACGACCTGACGCGCCGCCTGGAAGAACCCACCCGCGCCGCCGTGACCGGCAGCCTGAACCGCGCCCAGCGCAATTTCCGGCCCCGCCCGGCCGAGATCGACTGGAACCGCACCATCCGCGCGAACCTGAAGACCTACCAGCCCGACCGGAACACCATCATTCCCGAGCGCCTGATCGGCATGGGCCGCAGGCGCCGCAGCCTGCGCGACATCGTGCTGTGCCTCGACCAGTCTGGCAGCATGGCGAGCAGCGTCGTGTACGCCGGCATTTTCGGCGCGGTGCTCGCGTCCCTGCCGGCCGTCAGCACCCGGGTCGTGGTGTTCGACACCGAAGTCGTGGACCTCTCGGAGCACCTCGACGACCCTGTGGACGTGCTGTACGGCATCCAGCTCGGCGGCGGCACCGACATCAACCGGGCGCTGGCGTACTGCCAGGGTGTGATCCCGCGGCCCGAGCAGACCATCTTCGTGCTGATCAGCGACCTGTACGAGGGGGGCAACGAGCGCGAGATGCTGGCCCGCGCCCGGACCCTGAAGGACAGCGGCGTGAACGTGATCGCCCTGCTGGCCCTCTCGGACGACGGCGCGCCCAGCTACGACCACGGCGTCGCCCGCGCGTTTGCCGGCATGGGCATTCCGGCCTTCGCGTGCACGCCCGACCACTTCCCCGGCCTGATGGCCGCTGCCATCCGCGGTGACGACGTGAGCACGTGGGCGGGCGAACAGGGGCTGGTCCTGCGCGGCGGCGCAGCGGGATAG
- a CDS encoding DUF4188 domain-containing protein, giving the protein MSSSTRVTAEIEGSFAVFLIGARVNQPWNVPAWLPVFRAMPRMLRELATHPELGLLGGQFHGTTLVQYWRSAEHLQAYAQARDHVHLPAWRAFNQGLRRHPGAVGIWHETYVVEAGAYETVYVDMPPFGLGRAGTLVAATGRRESARGRLGTAAD; this is encoded by the coding sequence ATGTCCAGTTCCACCCGCGTCACCGCCGAGATCGAGGGGTCCTTCGCCGTGTTCCTGATCGGCGCCCGCGTGAACCAGCCCTGGAACGTGCCGGCGTGGCTGCCGGTTTTCCGCGCCATGCCGCGCATGCTGCGCGAACTGGCAACCCATCCGGAACTCGGGCTGCTGGGCGGCCAGTTCCACGGCACCACCCTGGTGCAGTACTGGCGCAGCGCTGAGCACCTGCAGGCCTACGCACAGGCCCGCGACCACGTGCACCTGCCCGCGTGGCGGGCCTTCAACCAGGGCCTGCGCCGCCACCCCGGCGCGGTTGGCATCTGGCACGAGACCTACGTGGTCGAGGCCGGCGCGTACGAGACCGTGTACGTGGACATGCCGCCCTTCGGCCTGGGCCGCGCGGGCACCCTGGTCGCGGCGACCGGCCGGCGGGAGAGTGCACGGGGGCGGCTGGGGACGGCGGCCGACTGA
- a CDS encoding PadR family transcriptional regulator, with translation MSDATLGPSSYIVLGLLAGCGGGTSYDLKRWADTSVGYFWTFPRSQLYAEPQRLTDLGLLSAEQEEGGRRRRLYTVTPAGLAALQAWLSTPAGQPELRDEGLLKLFFSDHAAPETVARLAGGQLALHRQRLAEYEAIHTAEHAPGMNGRRPLDMGLLYERAAVAFWSEVQTSSGAPVSGESGQGR, from the coding sequence GTGAGTGATGCAACGCTCGGTCCGTCGTCGTACATCGTGCTGGGGCTGCTGGCCGGGTGCGGCGGCGGCACCTCTTACGACCTCAAACGCTGGGCAGACACGTCCGTGGGGTACTTCTGGACCTTCCCCCGCTCGCAGCTGTACGCCGAGCCGCAGCGCCTGACCGACCTGGGGCTGCTCAGCGCCGAGCAGGAAGAGGGGGGACGGCGCCGGCGGCTGTATACCGTCACGCCGGCCGGCCTTGCGGCGCTGCAGGCGTGGCTGTCGACGCCGGCCGGGCAGCCGGAACTCCGTGACGAGGGCCTGCTGAAACTCTTCTTCAGTGACCACGCGGCCCCGGAGACGGTGGCCCGCCTGGCCGGGGGGCAACTGGCCCTGCACCGGCAGCGGCTGGCCGAGTACGAGGCCATCCACACCGCCGAGCACGCGCCTGGAATGAACGGCCGCCGCCCGCTCGACATGGGACTGCTCTATGAGCGGGCGGCGGTGGCCTTCTGGAGCGAGGTGCAGACCAGCAGCGGGGCGCCGGTGTCCGGAGAATCCGGACAAGGCCGGTAG
- the infA gene encoding translation initiation factor IF-1 translates to MPEQREKRVKKEDDTVRAEGVVEEALPNTTFRVKLDTGHDILAYISGKMRIHYIRILPGDRVVLEISPYDTTRGRIVYRK, encoded by the coding sequence ATGCCGGAACAGCGGGAAAAACGCGTCAAGAAGGAAGATGACACCGTGCGGGCGGAAGGAGTCGTGGAGGAGGCGTTGCCCAACACCACGTTCCGCGTGAAGCTCGACACGGGGCACGACATCCTGGCGTACATCAGCGGCAAGATGCGTATTCACTACATCCGCATCCTGCCCGGGGACCGTGTGGTTCTGGAAATCAGCCCCTACGACACCACGCGTGGGCGCATCGTCTACCGCAAGTAA
- the rpmJ gene encoding 50S ribosomal protein L36, which yields MKVRSSVKKMCDNCKVIRRHGRVLVICTNVKHKQRQG from the coding sequence ATGAAAGTTCGGAGCAGTGTCAAGAAGATGTGCGACAACTGCAAGGTGATCCGCCGCCACGGGCGCGTGCTGGTCATCTGCACCAACGTCAAGCACAAGCAGAGGCAGGGCTGA
- the rpsM gene encoding 30S ribosomal protein S13: MARIAGVDLPREKRVEIALTYIYGIGLTRSKEVLARTGINPDTRTKNLTEAEQGTLRDAIEKTYKVEGDLRSEVGQNIKRLMDIGAYRGLRHRRGLPVRGQRTKTNARTRKGPRKTVAGKKKATRK; encoded by the coding sequence ATGGCGCGCATCGCTGGCGTGGACCTTCCCCGCGAGAAGCGCGTCGAGATCGCGCTGACCTACATCTACGGCATCGGCCTGACCCGCAGCAAGGAGGTGCTGGCGCGCACCGGGATCAACCCCGACACCCGCACCAAGAACCTCACCGAAGCGGAACAGGGCACCCTGCGTGACGCCATCGAGAAGACCTACAAGGTCGAAGGTGACCTGCGCAGCGAAGTCGGCCAGAACATCAAGCGCCTGATGGACATCGGCGCGTACCGCGGCCTGCGTCACCGCCGCGGCCTGCCCGTGCGCGGCCAGCGCACCAAGACGAACGCCCGCACCCGCAAGGGACCGCGCAAGACCGTCGCCGGCAAGAAGAAAGCGACGAGGAAGTAA
- the rpsK gene encoding 30S ribosomal protein S11 has protein sequence MAKSTKGKTPRRARRNISAGRAYVHASYNNTIVTITDLDGNSVAWSSGGTIGYKGSKKGTPYAAQLAAADAVKKAQQTFGMVAVDVVVRGSGSGREQAIRAIQASGIEVKSIMDDTPVPHNGCRPKKKFRA, from the coding sequence ATGGCGAAATCCACCAAGGGCAAGACTCCGCGCCGCGCCCGGCGCAACATCAGCGCCGGCCGTGCCTACGTGCACGCCAGCTACAACAACACCATCGTCACCATCACGGACCTCGACGGTAACAGCGTCGCGTGGTCGTCCGGCGGCACCATCGGCTACAAGGGCAGCAAGAAGGGCACGCCCTACGCTGCCCAGCTCGCCGCCGCCGACGCCGTGAAAAAGGCCCAGCAGACCTTCGGGATGGTCGCGGTGGACGTCGTGGTGCGCGGCAGCGGCTCCGGCCGTGAGCAGGCCATCCGCGCCATCCAGGCGTCCGGCATCGAAGTGAAGTCCATCATGGACGACACCCCCGTGCCGCACAACGGCTGCCGCCCGAAGAAGAAGTTCCGCGCCTAA
- the rpsD gene encoding 30S ribosomal protein S4: MGRFRGSITKQSRREGINLAETEKVQKYLDKRPYAPGQHGQRRGRGRPSDYSVRLREKQKLARLYGMGEKQFRNLFEEAANVPGVTGTVFLQLLERRLDNVVFRMGFASTRRQARQFVGHGHILVNGKKVDIPSYRVKIGDELTVAEGSRSMGFIQENMEAQKRRRVAPWVELNPDNFTGTFSRLPAREDLALPINENFIIEYYSR, encoded by the coding sequence ATGGGTCGTTTCCGTGGTTCCATCACCAAACAGAGTCGCCGCGAGGGCATCAACCTCGCTGAAACCGAGAAAGTCCAGAAGTACCTGGACAAGCGCCCCTATGCGCCCGGCCAGCACGGCCAGCGCCGCGGCCGCGGTCGTCCCAGCGACTACAGCGTCCGTCTGCGCGAGAAGCAGAAACTCGCCCGCCTGTACGGCATGGGCGAGAAGCAGTTCCGCAACCTCTTCGAGGAAGCGGCGAACGTTCCCGGCGTGACCGGCACGGTGTTCCTGCAGCTGCTCGAACGCCGCCTCGACAACGTCGTGTTCCGCATGGGCTTTGCCAGCACCCGCCGCCAGGCCCGGCAGTTCGTCGGTCACGGCCACATCCTCGTGAACGGCAAGAAGGTGGACATCCCCTCCTACCGCGTCAAGATCGGCGACGAGCTGACCGTGGCCGAGGGCAGCCGCAGCATGGGCTTTATCCAGGAGAACATGGAAGCGCAGAAGCGCCGCCGCGTGGCTCCCTGGGTGGAACTGAACCCCGACAACTTCACGGGCACCTTCTCCCGCCTCCCGGCGCGCGAAGATCTGGCGCTGCCGATCAACGAGAACTTCATCATCGAGTACTACTCGCGCTAA
- a CDS encoding DNA-directed RNA polymerase subunit alpha translates to MDQKRPQLKARVDGDYGEFVLEPLTRGYGVTIGNPIRRILMSSIPGTAVTSVYVEDVLHEFSTIPGVKEDVIQLILNLKELVVKFHAPGPKTLTLRAQGEGVVRASAFEVPSDAEIINPDLVIATLAEDGKLVMEVRVEEGEGYVPADKHATKDRINSIPVDAVFSPVRRVAYHVENTRVGQQTDLDRLILRVWTDGSASPQDALDKAVEILRDELTVFGNVETLPALAPEYQPPVYTPAPAPQANVYDLPPTPTSLNLNPGDYPAELDSPRVTLEGLGLTTRVLHSLKEEGIDSVDALCALSDRDLKKVPGIGERSLDEIKQQLAQFGLALRD, encoded by the coding sequence GTGGATCAAAAGCGCCCTCAACTCAAAGCCCGCGTGGACGGCGATTACGGCGAGTTCGTGCTGGAACCGCTCACGCGCGGTTACGGCGTCACCATCGGGAACCCCATCCGGCGCATCCTGATGTCCTCGATCCCCGGCACGGCGGTCACCAGCGTGTACGTCGAGGACGTGCTGCACGAGTTCTCCACCATCCCCGGCGTGAAGGAAGACGTCATCCAGCTCATCTTGAACCTCAAGGAGCTGGTCGTGAAGTTCCACGCGCCCGGTCCCAAGACCCTGACGCTGCGCGCCCAGGGTGAAGGTGTGGTGCGCGCCAGCGCCTTCGAGGTGCCGTCCGACGCCGAGATCATCAACCCCGATCTCGTCATCGCGACGCTCGCCGAGGACGGCAAGCTGGTCATGGAAGTCCGCGTCGAGGAAGGCGAGGGCTACGTGCCGGCCGACAAGCACGCCACGAAGGACCGCATCAACTCGATTCCGGTCGATGCCGTCTTCTCGCCGGTGCGCCGCGTGGCCTACCACGTGGAAAACACCCGCGTGGGCCAGCAGACGGACCTGGATCGCCTGATCCTGCGCGTGTGGACCGACGGCAGCGCCAGCCCCCAGGACGCCCTGGACAAGGCCGTGGAGATCCTGCGCGACGAGCTGACCGTGTTCGGCAACGTCGAGACGCTCCCGGCGCTCGCGCCCGAGTACCAGCCGCCGGTGTACACGCCCGCGCCCGCCCCGCAGGCGAACGTGTACGACCTGCCCCCCACGCCCACGTCGCTGAACCTGAACCCCGGCGATTACCCCGCCGAGCTGGACAGCCCCCGCGTGACGCTCGAAGGCCTGGGCCTCACGACCCGGGTGCTGCACTCGCTGAAGGAAGAGGGCATCGACTCGGTGGACGCCCTGTGCGCCCTGAGCGACCGCGACCTGAAGAAGGTGCCCGGCATCGGCGAGCGCAGCCTCGACGAGATCAAGCAGCAACTCGCCCAGTTCGGCCTGGCCCTCAGGGACTGA
- the rplQ gene encoding 50S ribosomal protein L17 → MRHGKAGRKLNRNSSARTALARAQATALLREGRIQTTLTKAKELRPYVEKLITTAKGGDLHARRLIAQDINDKDVVRKVMDEVAPKYQERQGGYTRILRIGTRRGDGVTMALIELV, encoded by the coding sequence ATGCGCCACGGTAAAGCCGGACGCAAGCTCAACCGCAACAGCAGCGCCCGCACCGCCCTGGCCCGTGCCCAGGCGACCGCGCTGCTGCGCGAGGGCCGCATCCAGACGACCCTCACGAAGGCCAAGGAGCTGCGCCCCTACGTCGAGAAGCTGATCACCACCGCCAAGGGCGGCGATCTGCACGCCCGCCGCCTGATCGCCCAGGACATCAACGACAAGGACGTCGTTCGTAAGGTCATGGACGAGGTGGCCCCCAAGTACCAGGAGCGCCAGGGCGGCTACACCCGCATCCTGCGCATCGGCACCCGTCGCGGCGACGGCGTGACCATGGCCCTGATCGAACTGGTGTAA